The nucleotide sequence TTAACATCATCAGCGAAATTTCACGGACACTGGCCCTGGCCGTCCGTTTGTTCGGCAACATGATGAGCGGGGCCATGATTATCGCTATTCTGCTGACCATCACGCCGTTCCTCTTTCCCATTGTCATGACGCTGCTCGGCCTGCTCACCGGCATGGTGCAGGCCTACATTTTTAGCATCCTGGCCGCAGTCTATATCGCGGCCGCCGCCCAAGTCCATAAGTCCAAACTTCAACCGCAGCAAACCGTTGCAGCATGAACGACAACAAACAAAGGAGATACCATGTACAGCAGCATGACTATTATCGCGGTGGCATCCATTGTCATCGCTGGCATTACCACCGGTTTCGGCTGTTTGGGGCCAGCACTAGCCGAAGGCAGGGCGGTCGCGACAGCCCTGAGTTCGCTGGCCCAGCAGCCCGATGCCTCCGCCACGATCACTCGGACCCTGTTTGTCGGTCTGGCAATGATCGAATCCACGGCCATTTACTGCTTTGTGGTCTCGATGATTCTGATCTTCGCCAATCCGTTCTGGAATTACGTTATCGCCCAAGCTGCGGGACAGTAGACCTATGTTAATCGATTGGTTCACCGTCGGTGCGCAGGCACTCAACTTTCTCATCCTGGTGTGGTTGATGCAGCGATTTCTGTACAAGCCCATTCTGCACGCCATTGACGCGCGGGAAGAGCGGATCGCCACGGAACTTGCGAACGCCGACGCGAAAAAGGCCGAGGCCCGACAGGAGCGCGACGAGTTCCGGGACAAGAATGAGGAAATGGACCGACAGCGTGCCTCGCTGTTGAGCAAAGCAACAGAAGAGGCGCAGGCCGAACGAGAACGGCTCCTCGACGAAGCACGGCAGGCTGCGGCGGCCTTGCGTTTAACACAGCAGGAAGCCTTGAGAAACGAACAACAGAACCTGCACCAGGCACTCATCCGCCGGACACAGCAGGAAGTTTTTGCCATCGCACGTCAGACGCTGACCGATCTCGCCGGGACGAGTTTGGAAGAACGTCTGGGCGAGGTGTTCACGCGCCGCTTACGCGAAATGGACGACCAGGCGAAAGCAGATCTCGCCGAGGCCCTGGAGACAACAGGGAAGCCCGCGCTCGTGCGCAGCGCAGGTGATCTGCCTGTCGAGCAGCGCGCAGCGATACAAAAGGCGCTCAACGAAACCTTCTCGGCCGACATCCACCTTCGCTTCCAGACCACGCCGGACCTGATCAGCGGTATTGAACTCACCGCAAATGGACAAAAGGTGGCCTGGAGCATTGCGGATTATCTGGCATCGCTGGAAAAAGGTGTCGATGAACTTCTGAAAAAAAAGATAAACTATAAAGAGGGTCTAACATGAAAGAAGGCACAATGGATTTTTGGCGTATCATCCTGTCTGTCATCATTCCGCCGGTAGGGGTCTTTTTACAGGTCGGTTTCGGTCTCCATTTCTGGATCAATATCCTCCTGACCTTATTGGGCTATATTCCGGGGCTGATTCATGCGATCTGGATTATTACAAGAAAAACAAACTGAGGATGAAGGAACCGATAAGTAGGGAAGCTGAGGGCCTCAAGAACGTTTTCGACAGCGCGTTTGCCGGAATAAGCCAGGTGCGGAAATCGTTCAAGCCGCAACTTATGCCCCGTGAGGTGGGCACAATCACCGGTATCGCCACCGGCATCGCCAAGGTCTCCGGGCTGCCCGGCGTGGGCTTTGAGGAACTTGTGCAATTTCAAGGTGATGTACTCGGTATCGCGTTCAACGTGGATGCAGACGAAATCGGCGTTGTCCTGCTCGGCGAATACTGGCGCCTCCACACGGGAGATGAAGTCCAACGCACGGGCCGGGTCATGGACGTGGCCGTGGGCGAAGGATTGCTGGGGCGCGTCATTGACCCGCTTGGTCGGCCGCTTGATGGCAATGGGCCGATGGCCGCAAGCGAGCGTCTGCCCATTGAACGCCCTGCCCCGCCCATCATGGACCGCGCGCCCGTCACCGTGCCGCTCCAATCCGGTCTCAAAGTCATTGATGCGCTCATTCCCATCGGGCGCGGCCAACGCGAGTTGATCCTGGGTGACCGGCAGACGGGCAAGACCACCATTGCCATCGACACCATCCTCAACCAGCGCGACCATAATGTGCTGTGCGTGTATTGTGCCATCGGCCAGCGTGCGTCCGCTGTAGCCAAGGCCGTGGCCACCCTGCGGGAAAAGGGAGCCATGGAGTACACCGTCCTCGTCGTGACCGAGGGCAACGACCCGCCGGGCCTTACCTACATCGCGCCTTACGCTGCAACCAGTATTGCGGAGCATTTCATGGAAGCGGGTCGAGACGTGCTGATCGTGTACGACGATCTCACCCATCACGCCCGCGCCTACCGCGAACTCTCGCTCCTGCTGCGCCGTCCGCCCGGTCGCGAAGCCTTCCCCGGCGACATCTTTTATATCCACTCGCGGCTGCTGGAACGCGCCACACACCTGCGCGAGGAACTCGGTGGCGGCTCCCTCACCGCCCTGCCCATCATCGAGACCGAGGCGCAAAACATTTCCGCCTACATTCCGACCAACCTGATTTCCATCACGGACGGGCAGATCTACCTCTCGCCGTCCCTGTTTGAATTGGGCGTGCTGCCGGCAGTCGATGTGGGCAAATCCGTTTCGCGCGTCGGCGGCAAGGCGCAACGGGCGGCCTTCCGCGCGGTGGCGGGCGACCTCAAGCTCGCTTACGCGCAGTTCGAGGAACTTGAGACCTTTGCCCGCTTTGGTGCCCGCCTAGATCAAGATACCCGCAAGATTATCGAGCACGGACGGCAAATCCGCGCCTGCCTCAAACAGCCGGAATTTGCCCCGGTGGCCGTGCCCGCACAAATCGCCGTCCTGCTGGCCTTAACTGTGGAGCTGTTCGATGAGGTGGCGTTGGACCGGATGACGGACGCCGAGCAGGCCGTGCGCCAGGCAGCAGCGGAGATCCCATCGGAGGTGTGCAAGCGGTTGGAGACCGCCGAACAGTTGAGCGACGAAGATCGTGCAACGATCATTGCAATCGCCCGCAAATCACTGGAAGGGTTCCAGCCTGAGACGGAATCCGAAGCCCAACCAGAAGTAACTTTATCTTGAAGATGGCAGAAAAGTTTTCTGAACTTTCAAAAGAGAACAGAAGGGGGAATAAACCATGTTGTTGAACACAATCAAAGTAGGAGGATACATCATGATTTTGAATGAATTGGCAAATAAAGTGAAAAAATCCAGGATTTCGCGAGCAAAGGATATGCGACGAAACAGAACTAAAAATATCGCCATAGGGGTCGGCATCGGCTCCGTACTGGGGGTTGCGGCCGGAATCCTGTTCGCCCCTAAATCGGGCAAAGAAACCCGGCAAATCATTGCCGATAAAACCAGCGAAACCGTGAAGGATTTTAAAAATAACGTGTCCGCAACCAAAGAAAAAATATCCGTTTCGGCTGCGGAAAAGGGCTCTCGTTTGCGCGAAGCCGGTCAGGAAGGCGTTGCGGTCGTAAAAGAATCTTTGAGAAAATTAGGTGAAGACAAGAAGAATGAATCCAATACATAAAGTTTGACAGCCAGTACCCCACCTTTTGAATAATCGACACTTTCAGCACTGTATCAGTACGGTAAGAATGCCGAAAAATGGGCTTGCAGGTCAACTTCGAGTGTCGATTATATTTGGTTAGCTGCTTAATTACTTTTTAAAATGCAAAAAAAGGATGGCCTTATGCAAGGATCAATTACGTTGAATGAATTGGGCATATTCATCATTTTTGCTTTAATTGTCGTGGCCGGTGGATACGCCATCGTGACGCTGAAAAACATTAATGCTTTGATTAAAGTGGCTTCAGCCACGCTGCAAAAAAACCAAGGCCATTTAAATCAAATCATTCCCAATATTAATGAGATTTCAGAAAATACCGCAAAAATCAGCGAAGAGATCAAAAAAAGCGTTGATGAGGCGGGTGAGGCCGTCAGAACCATTTCTCATGAAACCGCCGATACAGTCTTGACGATCAATGAGACCGCTGATTATCTGGCAAAATATGCCCTGGTGATCGGCGAAATTGCCAAGACGATTGTCAATATGTTTTCATCGAATGAGAAAGCTATGAAATAACGCATAAGGCGCTGATACGCCTGAACACGAGGAAACGTCATGAGCGAGACTACGGCGAGTCTGCGCCGAAAGATCAGTAGTGCTGGAGATCTCCAATCCGTCGTGCGCACGATGAAGTCCTTGGCCGCTTCGAGCATCGGACAATACGAGAAATCGTTGAGCGCGTTGGCCGACTACAATCGCACGGTGGAGCTGGGATTGAGTGTCTGTTTCCGTGGTGCCAGTTCGGCGGCATTTATGGTAACCGGAGAGACACAACAAACGGATACGGGTGAGCTGAGCGCGGTCGTGTTCGGGTCCGACCAGGGATTGGTGGGCCAATTTAATGACGTGGTGGCCGATTACGCCATGAAGACCCTCGCAACGCTGCCCGGCAGACCTCAGGTATGGGCTGTCGGCGAACGTGTTCATGCACGCTTGACGGACGCAGGCCTGCCTTCGGTCGGCCTCTTCGGGGTGCCGAATTCCGTCAAGGCCATCACCCCGCTCATCGACCGAATACTGGTGGAAAGCGAGGCAGGTCGCAGCTCGAACGAGGGTGTTGCACCGCTTTACCTTTTCTACAACCGCCCAGGATCAGGCCCGGTTTATGCGCCGGTCAGTCAACGACTGCTGCCTTTGGATGAAAACTGGCGGCTCAAGCTCGCCGAGCTTCCCTGGCCGACGGGAAACTTGCCCGAAATCATGGGTGACAGCGGCACGACTCTGCGTGCACTCATCCGCGAATATCTTTTCGTTTCGCTCTTCCGGGCCTGCGCCGAATCCCTTGCAAGCGAGAACGCGAGCCGTCTGGCCGCCATGCAGCGTGCTGACAAAAATATCGACGAATTGCTGGAAGACCTCAATAGAACGTTCCATAGTTTGCGCCAGAGCGGCATCGACGAGGAATTGTTCGACGTCATCTCGGGCTTTGAATCGCTGAGTGTCGAGGAGCAATGATGGGGCGGGTATTGCCGTTATTAAAAGCTGTTCGGTGTATCAGTGGATCCGTGGAGGTTATGCACTTCTTATGCAAATTCAGAAAGGAGATAAAAAATGTTACGCAGTGTAAAAGAAATTCACAATTATGTTCTACAGGCAGAAGATGGGGAGATCGGCCGTTGCAAAGATTTATTATTTGATGACCGTTTTTGGGCCGTTCGGTACATGGTGGCGGACACAGGCAAATGGTTGCCGGGACGAGAAGTACTTTTATCCCCCATTTCACTTGGCGAACCCAACTGGAGTTCCAGATTTTTTCCAGTCCGGTTAACGAAAAAACAGATAGAAAAAGCACCGGGACTTGATGAGGACGCACCGGTCAGCAGACAGCATGAAATCCTTTGGACCCAATATTACGGCTGGCCTTATTACTGGGGCGGCCCTTATGCATGGGGAGCCGCAGCTTACCCGGGAGCGTTGTATGATGAAAAATTACCGGAAAATAAGACAACTGAAGTGGATTCAGGAGATGATCATCTCCGTTCTGTTCATGAAGTAACGGGTTACCACATTCAAGCGACAGATGATGAGGTTGGCCATATGGAAGACTTTATCGTAGATGATGAGACTTGGATTATCCGGTATCTGGTAGTGGACACCCGCAATTGGTTGCCGGGGAAGAAGGTGCTGGTGCCGCCGACCTGGATAGGTTCGGTAGACTGGGCGGATAATAAGGTGAGTGTTGCTCTGACCAGAGAGCAGGTCAAGGACAGCCCGGAATATGATCCTTCGACTGTGGTGAACCGTGAGTATGAAGTACGGTTATACGATTTCTACGGTCGTCCGAAGTACTGGTAATAACATGAATTCGACCTAATGAATCCAGTAATCATACGTCTTGTAATATTATTTCTCCGACGTGGTTCACGTTTTATTCCCCCGGTATCTACTAACTTTAAACAAAACGGTAAAAGGAGCAAACAATGAACGAAAAAGAACTGTATCAGCAGAAAAAACAGGCTCAGCTGGACAAATGGAAAGCAGAAGTAGACAAGCTTAAGGCAAAGGCCTCCGGGACCAGCGCCGACGCACAATTGGAGTTAAAGAAGCAGATCAAAGCACTGCAAGGCAAGCTTGAGGAGGGAAAGACTAGGCTTGCTGAAATCGCGGACGCAAGTGAAAACGCGTGGGAGTCGAGCAAAGAGGGTGTGGAATCCGTATGGGATTCGATGAAGTCCGCTTTCAGTGACGCAGCCGCTAAGTTCAAGAAATAGAGTTACTGCCTAATAAGTCCACCGAACGATTGTTTATAAAAGTTTACGAAAGCAATCTGTAAAAATCGCACTATTATGGCGTTTCTTGGGTATCCGGGAATTGCTGGTTTGATGTCATCTCCGGTTTTGAAGCACTAAGTGAAAAGGAAAAATCACCATAAAAAAACATTAGAATCCGACAAATCACTTGCCAAAGAAAAGGGATAAAAGTGTCATGTCAAATCGAATACTGATTATCACAGGCGACACCGCCGATGCCAGGGTGCTGCAGAATGCCCTCAATGAAGCAAAAGACAATCGGTTTATTATTGAACGCTTGACGAAGCTCTCTGACGGTCTCAAACGGATTCGTAAAGGCGGCGTTGATGCCATTATGGCGAATCTGTCCCTTTCCGACAGTCAGGGGATTAAAACATTTGACAAGCTTTTTACTGTGGCGCCTCACACGCCGATCATGGTTCTCAGCGCCCTGGATGACGAAATGCTTACAACAGAAGCTGTCCAAAGCGGCGCGCAAGGCTATCTGACGAAAGGTAACTTTGAAAGTTACCTGTTATCGCAGTCGCTGCATAACATGATCCAGCGTAAGGCAATTGAGGAAACGTTTTTTATAGAAAAAGCACGCGCGGAAATCACACTCAACTCGATCAGCGACGCGGTTATCAGCACAGATGTATCTGGTAATGTTGATTATTTGAACACGGCTGCGGAAACCATGACCGGTTGGTCAAGAGAAGAAGCGCAGGGACATCCCATCAGCGAAGTTATGCAAATTATCAATGGCGTGACGCGCAAGCCCGAAAGCAATCCGGTTTATTTTATATTGCAGCAAAACAAATCGAAGGCCCTAGCTGCTGGCACGATCCTGATCCGACGCGACGGAAACGAAGCGGCCATTGAAGATTCAGCAGCACCGATTCATGATTGGGATGGAAAACTTGCGGGTGCCGTGATTGTGTTTCACGATATTACGGCCTCACAAGTGATGATTTTGAAAATGGCGCATCTGGCGCAACACGATTTCCTGACAGACTTGCCGAATCGTATGCTGCTGAGTGACCGTATCGCTCAGTCGATTGCTTTAGCGAAACGGCAAGGTACTCAATTGGCTGTGTTGTACCTGGACCTGGATAATTTCAAGCACATCAATGATTCTCTCGGACACTTGGTCGGTGATAAATTACTGCAATCTGTTGCACAAAGTCTACAAGCGTGCGTTCGCAGTTCTGACACGGTAAGCCGGCAGGGTGGTGATGAATTCATAGTACTGGTGACGGAGAACAAATATGTGGAACATACTGCCAATACTGCCAACAGGATACTCACTGTGTTATCAGCACCGTATTCCATCGGCGAGCAGGATATTCATGTGACGACCAGCATCGGTATCAGTGTCTATCCTGAGGACGGCCAGGATTCGGAAACATTGATCAAGAAGGCAGATACCGCAATGTACCACGCCAAGGAAAAGGGACGCAATAACTACCAGTTTTTTAAAAGCGAGATGAATGTTCGCGCAGTTGAACGGCAATTCATCGAAGTCCAATTGAGGCGGGCACTGGATCAACAGATATTTATATTGCATTACCAGCCCAAGGTCAATCTGGATACAGGTGTTATTACCGGAGTCGAGGCATTGCTGCGTATGATAGAACCGGGTTCCGGTATGGTGCTGCCCGATCGTTTTGTGTCGATCGCTGAAGATTGCGGCCTGATTGTTCCTATCGGTCAATGGGTGCTGCGGGAAGCATGTTCGCAAACCATGAGGTGGAAAAGAGCCGGGCTGAAAACAGTTCCTGTTGCAGTCAACATTTCTGCACTGGAATTACGGCAGAAGGATTTCGTTAAAGATGTTCTTGTTATCTTGAAAGAAACAGGCCTGGAGGCTGATTGTCTGCAACTGGAGATTACCGAAGATGTATTGATGAGTGATACCGAGTCCAACATTGAAACACTCAGGCAGTTTAAGAAGATGGGGGTTCAGCTGACGGTGGACAATTTTGGCACCGGTTATTCCAGCTTGAGTTATCTGAATAAATTTCCGATTGATATCCTTAAAATCGACCGTTCATTCGTGCATGACATTGGCTCCATTAACGACAATGGTGCTATCGCCGGAGCGATCATTGCCATGGGCATCAGTCTCAAACAACAGGTGGTCGCCGAAGGTGTGGAGGAACGGGCGCAACTAACCTTCCTGAAAGAACGGAATTGCGAAGAGGGGCAAGGTTTCTTTTTCAGTCATCCCTTGTTTGCTGAGCAATTCGCAGTACTGTTGACAACAGGCATATCCGAAACGTGCTGCAGGTAAGGTCGAATATCTTTTCGTCTTGCTCTTTCGGCTTTCGGGCGTGTGCCGAATCCCTTGCAAGCGAAAACGCGAGCCGCCTGGCCGCCATGCAGCGTGCCGACAAAAACATCAACGAATTGCTGGAAGACCTCAATCGGACGTTCCATAGTTTGCACCAGAGCGGCATTGACGAGGAACTGTTCGACGTCATCTCGGGCTTTGAATCGCTGAGCGTATAGAGAGGATTCGTTTGTTGCTAAACAAGCAACAGAACTCAGCTATGCTGTCCGCTTTCGCGTGGTCTTCAAGTAGTTATCCCCGGATCAATTGCAATACATTGATCCGGGGATGCCCTATTTTTCCACGAATAACTCGACGCATCTCTCCCTTGTCCACGGGGAGCGAAACGCCCCTCCAGGATTCACCTATGACTATTTTGGCCTTCGGCTGCAGGCTGTAACCAGGAGCGCCATGCGAGCGTCTGCTGGCCCCGGACCGGGGTGAAAGGGGGCAAAATCACCCACACCGGCGACAACCAGCGCCATACTGGGAATCACAGTGACGGTCTCCTTATTCCAATGCCCATTGGCCTGAAAGCTGTCTTCTGGCAGGCTGGGCCAGATCCTCTTGCCCGTATTGAACCACCAGTTCATCCCGTAATTGCCAGGGCCAAAGCGGGACTGGTTGCCGCTGCCCCCATAGGTGCCGATCCCTAAATAATCCCGGGCTGGCTTTACAGAGATGGGCAGTGATTCCGGGACCTGATTGTTGAGGTAGCGTGCAAAGAAATCCTCACTCAAGAGTTGCTTGTCCTTCCATTTGCCTTTATTGAGCCAGAACCAGCCGATCCGGGCAAAATCCCTGGGAGAGGTATGGACAAACCAGCCATATCTTCCCACCTGTTCAAAGACATCGCCATCCTGAAATTGCAGGGTTCCGAGCCTGTTCTTCTCCATGAGGATCTGATTGGGATCAGCAGCAAAAACCCTGTTGAAGAGGGTGTTATGGTAGAGTTTGATCGCGTAATCATTATAGGCAAAGGCCTGGCCAGGAGACTCGCGCCGGGCATAGCCGCTGGTCATATTCGCCAGATGATGGAAGGTTATCTCTTGGTCTTTTCCCAGCAGCTCGGGCAGAAAGGGGTTGACCTTCCCGTTGATCTCCAGCTTACCCTCCTGAGCTGCAAAGAGCAGGAGGGTGCTGAGCACTGGTTTGGTGGCTGAGGCCCACATGGTGCGGCCCCTTGGGTTGCCCCAGGTCTTGATCAGGTAGCCGTTTTTGATAATAACCCCAGAGCCTCCAACGGCCTGGGTAAATTGCTCCAGGGGCTCTGCATTCCCGCATAAAGACTCAGCAGGTCGCTGTTTCCACTCCTTTCCCGGAAAAACGAGGTGTTTTGTCTCGTTTTTTGCTCTGGAGCGCTGCTCCGTCATGTCTTGGGAAAGTGGGGAACAAAGAGAGAGGAGACCGAGGTAGCAGAAAAGGAGCAGATACGGAGCGTTACGCATACCCCGCGCTCTGTTAGCTCGCACGGTATCGTTTTCTGAAACGGGCCAGGAAAAGACCAGAGGAAGAGAGCAGGGCAATGGCAGTAATAATTTGTTCTGCCGGTGAGAACTCAACCAGGAAAAAGCTGGCCGTGAGTAGGGGCAAGAGGAGTATCCGGACCAAAAAGCGGATGATGTTATGCTGGCGGATGAAATCGGCGATAGGTGGAGAATAGGTGTAATAGAGTTTGACCAAATACAAACCAGGCTGATTTGTCATCAGATAGAGGTCGCGGAATCTTTTCAGGAGGACAACCTGGGGCTCAAGCCCTGTTCCGTAGGCTGCGGTGGCAATGAAACAGCCCCCGCCCCCGCTCCCACTGCTGGCATTTTGGCTATTAACCAGTTGCGAGTAGAAGCCCTGAGCTATTTTTACGGACCCATCTTCATTGGGGTGGATTCCGTCAACCGTGAGACTGGACCAGTCTGAGACCACATTGGCGTAGGTATCAACCAGTGTGGTATTGCCGCTTTGCGCCAGATTGATGATACCTGGGTTATAGTTTTCCGGCTGATAGCCTGTTTTGCTGATGTTGGGGGGGATTGTCGACAGGATGGGCACGGCCCCGGCGGCCACGGCCTGTTCAAGCATATTATTCAGATTGAACACCGTGGTCTCAGGGGAGATGGCCTCCATAACATCGTTGGCTCCCTCCATAATCAGCACATAATTGGGGGCATACGTTGTCAGTACTCCTTGCAGGCGATAGACGCCACTGTAGGTATCTTCTCCGCCTTCTCCCGCATTAATCACCTGCGTACCAGACGAGGAGCCGTACATATTTTGCAGGTTGGTTGGATAAGGAGTCGCCGTATGCCCCTCCGTGATAGAGTCGCCGAAGCAGACAATGACGTCTGCATAGGAGAGAGAAACAATGAAAAGTACTGCTACGACTCCTGCTGAGAATATTCTGAACAGCCTCACCCTACCCCCCCTCTTACTTTTGCTTATCTCGTTAATAAATTTTTAGAAAGAACTGACTGTTGCTGGGGAGAAATGAGGGGAGCTTAACGTCCTGCTCTTTGTCGTCCTCGACCTTCTCTTCTTCACGCTCTAATTTTTCCTGCTCAGCAGACCAGCCTGTCTTGTCCGTATAAACAGAAGCAAGTTTTATGTATGTGTTGCCACGGAATCCTATCCAGCTGACTTCTATCTTGCCCTCTTCATTATAGGCGATCTCGGGTTTGATATCCGGGACCTCATTGGGGGCATGGATGACTTGGGGATCGCTCCATCTTTTTCCCTGATAGCGGCTGTAATAGATATCATCATTTCCTCCGTCATTGCCTGCCCAGACCAGCAAGAGCCCTTCCTTTTTATCTGCCAACACGGATGGGGCGATGGAGGAGTGCTGCTCCATAGGGAGTTTTTGCGGTTCGCTCCATTCATTGTCTTGGAACACAGCATATTCAACAGAAATGCCGTCAGGGCGGACCGCAGACCAGAAAAGCCATTTTGTCCCGTCGTCCCCTCTGTCAAGGACGGGATGGAGATTATCGGCGTTATTATCGGTTATCTTGACAGGGATCGTCCACTCGCCGTCCTTTTTCATACTGCTGAAGATCTCGTGGCGGAGACCATCTGATTGGGACCAGACCAGATCCTGTTGCACCGAAGCGGCTTTTCCCTCTTTACCCAGGCAGGAAACGATAAGGAAAGAGAGAAAAAAGATAAAAAGTTGAACGGTATGCCGGTTTGATTTCTTTCGCATCTTTTTCAGGGACTCCCGAGCAATTTGTTGAAAACAAGAAACAAGCTCAAATAAGCAACAATTTTTTGGCTACATACCATATTTACCTATATCACGCAAGCCGACCAATATAAAATTATATACAGAGAGAGAAAAAAGTGCAAAAAACAATATGTAAAAAAGAGGGCGGAAAATGATCCGCCGACAATGATAAAAGAGAATGGACGTCATCGGGATAAGAGGCAGGAAATAGCGTCCTTGGGCCTGGAAATCGACCGTCCAGGCATGCCAGCAGGCCACGACAATGAGGAGCAGGGCCGTACCTGCTGAAATTGTCAGGAGCAGGATACCTGCACTCTGTCCACGATAAGCGATGGAAATAATCAGAGTCAGCAGCAGGGCTATACCGATATAACGTACATAGTCGTAGTAGGTAAATGAGCCGGAATATTGGGTGTATCCATAAACACCAAAGGAGGTGCGGAAGGATTTTTCTCCCCAGCGGTCTGCTGCCAGAAAATGCTCCAGGCTTGTTCCGCGCTTGCGCATTTCCAGGTAGGCGTGCCTTTTTTCAATGGGGGTATCTGGATTGAACAGTTTATCTGCGTATTGCCTGCGAGCCTCAAAGAGCAGTTCGCCTTTATTGAAATCATTGACCCAGGCATCGGTGAGGTGCACGCCAGTAAAGACTGAGCAACCGATGAGGAGGACTGCTGCTAGCCGGAATA is from Candidatus Electrothrix sp. GW3-4 and encodes:
- a CDS encoding serine hydrolase, translated to MRNAPYLLLFCYLGLLSLCSPLSQDMTEQRSRAKNETKHLVFPGKEWKQRPAESLCGNAEPLEQFTQAVGGSGVIIKNGYLIKTWGNPRGRTMWASATKPVLSTLLLFAAQEGKLEINGKVNPFLPELLGKDQEITFHHLANMTSGYARRESPGQAFAYNDYAIKLYHNTLFNRVFAADPNQILMEKNRLGTLQFQDGDVFEQVGRYGWFVHTSPRDFARIGWFWLNKGKWKDKQLLSEDFFARYLNNQVPESLPISVKPARDYLGIGTYGGSGNQSRFGPGNYGMNWWFNTGKRIWPSLPEDSFQANGHWNKETVTVIPSMALVVAGVGDFAPFHPGPGPADARMALLVTACSRRPK
- a CDS encoding CFI-box-CTERM domain-containing protein, with the translated sequence MRLFRIFSAGVVAVLFIVSLSYADVIVCFGDSITEGHTATPYPTNLQNMYGSSSGTQVINAGEGGEDTYSGVYRLQGVLTTYAPNYVLIMEGANDVMEAISPETTVFNLNNMLEQAVAAGAVPILSTIPPNISKTGYQPENYNPGIINLAQSGNTTLVDTYANVVSDWSSLTVDGIHPNEDGSVKIAQGFYSQLVNSQNASSGSGGGGCFIATAAYGTGLEPQVVLLKRFRDLYLMTNQPGLYLVKLYYTYSPPIADFIRQHNIIRFLVRILLLPLLTASFFLVEFSPAEQIITAIALLSSSGLFLARFRKRYRAS